The Montipora foliosa isolate CH-2021 chromosome 1, ASM3666993v2, whole genome shotgun sequence genome has a window encoding:
- the LOC137996438 gene encoding uncharacterized protein — protein MSFKFNKKAVVTGLSSTEADKILVYAQTIKRISSQNSFSVDRNIFCVDVGAAALKKQSKTECKWLPEEVEKARIIPGTIITVNGKERYVKTEEEVIDHFKLLSPQAYQLFCPAFGSSSDENLSASAYPSAKIDQARRLCCAERPNPSLRWVMCKNVSLFYNKSSGRVETTVTAMDVVHMQQCGRLVTTSVQQSVTAQLNCKMCLPKVNAQNPGPVIFSQGLALVKMVENDVPSPRPSLSWGEIETLILC, from the exons ATGTCTTTTAAGTTTAACAAGAAAGCTGTAGTAACGGGGCTGAGTTCCACAGAGGCTGACAAAATCCTGGTTTACGCTCAAACGATCAAACGAATTTCATCGCAGAATAGCTTCTCCGTGGATAGAAATATTTTCTGTGTGGATGTCGGTGCAGCGGCTTTAAAGAAACAATCGAAAACAGAATGCAAATGGCTGCCAGAAGAAGTGGAAAAAGCTCGAATAATTCCAGGAACAATTATCACGGTGAATGGCAAAGAACGATACGTAAAAACAGAG GAAGAAGTCATCGACCACTTTAAGCTACTTTCACCACAAGCATACCAGCTGTTTTGTCCAGCTTTTGGATCGTCTTCAGATGAAAACCTTTCTGCTTCAGCTTATCCATCAGCTAAAATCGATCAAGCTCGGCGACTGTGCTGCGCGGAACGACCAAACCCCAGCTTGCGATGGGTGATGTGTAAAAATGTTTCACTATTTTATAATAAATCCTCGGGGCGCGTTGAGACAACTGTGACAGCCATGGACGTTGTCCACATGCAACAGTGCGGGAGGCTGGTGACTACCTCCGTTCAACAAAGTGTGACGGCACAGCTCAATTGCAAAATGTGCCTGCCCAAAGTAAATGCACAAAATCCAGGCCCCGTTATCTTTAGTCAAGGTCTCGCCCTGGTAAAAATGGTGGAAAACGATGTGCCTTCGCCACGGCCTTCATTATCGTGGGGAGAAATTGAGACTTTAATACTATGTTGA
- the LOC137996427 gene encoding NFX1-type zinc finger-containing protein 1-like codes for MERGKHARGRWRGSRGRGRGRDANTSRPGGFLGEQQCQQQYGITQRGPVLGYRKLKELQSTDPSETAVSLLKYRDSFQKLVNADSIKEDWMTLLIEIFGKMCVTTLMTENLIEVMSLCKGSALMRDHLPKYIIQLPMIQEDKPDDEVSVIIRSLIDFFREWLVRFPRLCSEIPIDNLCGSLDEMNMNGVEDFKREVESLLKRRRELVVEERKKTNAEQEPKKTKRIDVEKPPPDDFREMSIYPIEKEIFSEEKPFLRRNKVETNEKYKDFHDYLDVQFRLLREDFVSPLREGIREIIRNIPERERSQNLYIYENVEILTSVFTRAGIVHSIHLDMKRLRKIPWEHSKRLLFGSFLCLSKDNFKTMLFATVANRKAEDLRAGKLEIRFVSDLESTHKTREKYVMVESPAYFEAYRPILEQLKKITPDAFPFQEYLVHCDSDVKPPKYLRCRRQVLYDMEDTFEMETSKGSSMVSISDTKSWPHAEDVHLNTSQLEALKGALTKEFSVIQGPPGTGKTYLGLKIVRALLDNRRVWDSEEKSSMLMVCYTNHALDQFLEGVLKFHQTGIIRVGGRSSSEHLRPYNLNEYTTYSENQRRVKEEMAKCQEAIQKASDRLARSMSCILTLKDLNGFAGWIHIQQLRMEESQYVAQGKSVVESWLGVKNSYETMPRGATSPENGASIASDEDKGARIDVDRDADMIQRQRMLGENQFGLIVGQNPSIKQDKQWFSCLSKDHMKVLRGESKLKPLHFGKVASVKQIWDLCLEDRWRLYLFWLRLYQECCKEKVSTKRQEYERICKRLVEVRDSEELHVLRDAVVIGMTTTGAAKYRTIIEVIQPTIVIVEEAAEVLEAHIITSLTKGTQHLILIGDHKQLRPNPSVYSLARQYNLDVSLFERMVNCGMHCYQLETQHRMRPEIARLMRFFYDNLEDHDTVHKYESVRGVSKNIFFVDHRYLEEDSEINEKIKSHSNQHEAEYIAALCEYFLMQGYGPNQITVLTMYTGQVLALKKTMPKTTFDGVRVTAVDNFQGEENDIILLSLVRSNEKKKIGFLAVRNRICVALSRAREGLYCIGNFSLLSEKSDLWRKLVQDMKGCGSIGETLELVCSNHPERKIYAKVADDFKRAPEGGCTLPCQFRLCCGHVCERVCHPDDADHELYKCQKNCATELCLEHQSKCDRKCHYGEDCLGCPVKVLKSIPSCGHLQSVPCGTPAETFKCQEKCQTFLSCGHLCPGKCWEECASFDCQIIVKKEFDCGHEAEKPCFEFSDKGYRCEEPCRAILECEHPCVGNCNDCKQGRMHVPCQADCDRRRVCLHLCREPCTTNCPLCPEKCENRCIHSKCPQTCKWLCTPCREPCRWNCKHKTCTKLCWEECNRERCNEPCTKRLPSTTCRYRHPCIGLCGEPCPQLCRLCHKDKVTEVFFGTEEEEDARFIELQDCGHIFEVTAMDYWMDNDGDNETIMLKECPRCKTPIRISYRYGNIVKGKLAEVEEVKKRLLKEEKRFTVFFKELEKEASRLRKLFPDIEQRKILCGMSAREEEQASYSKSVSSYETLMQWLQQRKTMAELNTIQNQLELLKQIYKVRKGVKKDLLRNTPHQSLETTRSGLSPLEESYLDAATEVDRKLNRVENDLMKFQVSPQSLTDIRDEMICIGLLLRIRVVQCEVKKRSIDIDFVNEEWLERQGKQLDTGKRLTQEEADGIEAIINRIRKECGLEGLTAEERVMIVKAMNFAQGHWYKCPNGHIYAIGECGGANQQRTCPDCDATIGGTNHRLFEGNQVATEMDGALHPAWSDHTNMRNYDPAELRRLQFE; via the exons GTGGATTCCTTGGCGAACAACAATGCCAACAACAATATGGAATTACACAAAGAGGTCCAGTTCTTGGTTACAGAAAACTAAAAGAGCTACAATCTACAGATCCTTCAGAGACTGCTGTAAGTCTTCTAAAATACAGGGACAGCTTCCAGAAGCTCGTGAACGCTGATAGTATTAAGGAAGATTGGATGACATTGCTCATAGAAATTTTTGGAAAGATGTGCGTCACTACACTGATGACGGAAAATTTAATCGAGGTGATGTCACTTTGTAAAGGATCTGCGCTTATGCGTGATCACTTGCCCAAATACATTATTCAACTGCCCATGATACAAGAGGATAAGCCAGATGATGAAGTGAGTGTGATTATACGAAGCTTGATCGACTTTTTCAGAGAATGGCTGGTTAGATTCCCACGGCTATGCTCCGAGATTCCAATCGACAATCTTTGTGGGAGCTTGGACGAAATGAATATGAATGGTGTTGAGGACTTTAAGAGAGAAGTGGAATCGCTTCTGAAAAGAAGGCGTGAACTCGTAGtagaggaaagaaagaaaacaaatgcagagcaagaaccgaaGAAGACAAAGAGAATAGATGTCGAAAAACCACCACCGGATGATTTCAGAGAAATGTCGATTTATCCTATAGAGAAAgaaattttctctgaagaaaaGCCTTTTCTACGACGAAACAAGGTCGAAACGAATGAGAAatacaaggattttcatgactACTTAGATGTTCAGTTCCGCTTGCTTCGCGAAGACTTTGTGTCGCCACTCCGAGAAGGAATCAGAGAAATCATCAGGAATATCCCAGAAAGAGAACGATCTCAAAATTTGTACATTTACGAGAACGTTGAGATTTTGACCTCAGTTTTTACAAGGGCAGGCATTGTGCACAGCATCCACCTTGACATGAAACGTCTCAGAAAAATTCCCTGGGAACATTCCAAACGATTGCTGTTTGGGTCATTCCTTTGCTTGTCGAAGGACAACTTCAAAACTATGCTATTTGCCACCGTAGCAAACCGCAAAGCGGAAGATCTGAGGGCAGGCAAACTAGAAATTCGGTTTGTAAGTGATTTAGAAAGTACTCACAAAACACGTGAAAAGTATGTCATGGTAGAATCGCCGGCATACTTCGAAGCTTATCGACCCATCTTGGAACAGCTGAAGAAAATCACACCGGATGCATTTCCCTTTCAAGAGTACCTGGTCCACTGTGACTCTGACGTCAAGCCTCCTAAGTACCTTCGATGCAGGAGGCAGGTTCTATACGACATGGAAGACACCTTTGAGATGGAAACTTCAAAGGGCTCAAGCATGGTTTCTATAAGTGATACAAAGTCATGGCCTCACGCTGAAGATGTACACTTAAACACGTCTCAACTTGAAGCATTGAAGGGTGCACTCACAAAGGAGTTTTCAGTGATACAAGGTCCTCCAGGAACAG GTAAAACATACCTAGGCTTGAAGATTGTTAGAGCCCTTCTTGACAACAGACGGGTTTGGGATTCTGAAGAAAAGTCATCAATGCTGATGGTGTGCTACACAAACCACGCGCTCGACCAGTTCCTCGAAGGCGTCCTGAAGTTTCATCAAACAGGAATAATACGGGTTGGAGGAAGAAGTTCCTCAGAGCATCTGCGACCATATAATCTGAACGAATACACAACGTACTCTGAAAATCAACGTCGTGTCAAAGAAGAAATGGCGAAATGCCAGGAGGCCATTCAAAAAGCATCTGATCGACTGGCACGCAGCATGAGTTGCATTCTGACACTGAAGGACTTGAATGGCTTTGCAGGGTGGATTCACATTCAGCAGCTTAGAATGGAAGAGTCTCAATATGTAGCTCAAGGAAAGTCAGTTGTGGAAAGTTGGCTCGGAGTGAAGAATTCCTATGAGACCATGCCTAGAGGTGCTACAAGCCCTGAAAACGGTGCCAGTATTGCTTCCGATGAAGACAAGGGAGCCAGAATTGATGTAGATAGAGATGCTGACATGATTCAAAGGCAACGAATGCTGGGAGAGAACCAATTCGGGCTCATAGTGGGACAGAATCCTAGTATCAAACAAGATAAACAGTGGTTTTCATGTCTTTCCAAAGACCACATGAAAGTTCTAAGAGGAGAATCGAAACTGAAACCTCTTCATTTTGGAAAGGTTGCAAGTGTCAAGCAAATTTGGGATCTTTGCCTTGAGGATCGTTGGAGACTCTACCTGTTTTGGCTCCGACTTTACCAAGAAtgctgcaaagaaaaagtttcaacAAAACGTCAAGAATATGAGCGTATCTGCAAACGCTTAGTAGAGGTTCGAGACTCCGAAGAACTCCATGTGCTCAGAGACGCCGTTGTGATAGGTATGACCACAACTGGAGCAGCAAAGTATCGCACCATAATCGAAGTTATCCAACCTACTATCGTAATTGTTGAGGAAGCGGCCGAAGTCCTAGAGGCTCACATCATAACTTCTCTGACCAAAGGAACGCAACATTTGATTCTTATTGGAGATCATAAACAGCTAAGGCCAAATCCATCTGTTTACAGCTTAGCTCGTCAATACAATCTTGACGTTTCACTGTTTGAGCGAATGGTGAACTGTGGAATGCATTGTTACCAGCTAGAAACCCAGCATAGGATGCGACCCGAGATTGCAAGGCTGATGAGGTTTTTCTATGACAATCTTGAAGACCACGACACAGTGCATAAATATGAAAGTGTCAGAGGAGTgtccaaaaacatttttttcgtcGATCATCGGTACCTCGAAGAAGACAGTGAAATCAATGAGAAAATCAAGAGCCATTCAAATCAACATGAAGCAGAGTACATTGCAGCCCTCTGTGAGTACTTCCTCATGCAAGGTTATGGACCAAATCAAATAACGGTTTTGACAATGTACACAGGCCAAGTGTTAGCCTTGAAGAAGACAATGCCGAAAACTACATTCGATGGTGTCAGAGTCACTGCCGTAGATAACTTCCAAGGTGAAGAGAACGACATCATCCTACTTTCGTTGGTCAGATCcaatgaaaagaagaaaattggctttctggCTGTAAGAAACCGTATTTGCGTCGCTTTATCCCGAGCACGTGAAGGCCTCTATTGCATCGGCAACTTTTCATTGCTCTCAGAGAAAAGTgatttgtggagaaaactagtCCAAGACATGAAAGGTTGTGGTTCCATAGGAGAAACATTAGAGCTTGTGTGCAGTAACCATCCAGAAAGAAAAATCTACGCGAAAGTTGCAGACGACTTCAAGAGAGCTCCAGAGGGAGGTTGCACTTTGCCATGCCAGTTTCGCCTTTGTTGCGGTCACGTATGCGAACGAGTATGTCACCCTGATGATGCAGACCATGAGTTGTACAAATGTCAAAAGAACTGTGCCACAGAGTTATGTCTAGAGCATCAAAGCAAGTGTGATAGAAAGTGTCATTACGGAGAAGATTGCCTTGGATGCCCTGTGAAAGTGCTAAAATCGATTCCGTCTTGTGGGCATTTACAGAGTGTACCATGTGGAACTCCGGCAGAGACGTTCAAGTGCCAGGAAAAGTGTCAAACATTTCTATCGTGTGGCCACCTTTGTCCCGGGAAGTGCTGGGAAGAATGCGCCTCTTTTGATTGTCAGATTATCGTCAAGAAGGAATTTGATTGTGGTCATGAAGCTGAAAAGCCGTGCTTTGAGTTTTCAGATAAAGGCTATCGTTGTGAGGAACCTTGTCGGGCGATTCTCGAATGTGAACATCCTTGCGTTGGAAATTGCAATGACTGCAAGCAAGGAAGAATGCACGTCCCGTGCCAAGCAGACTGTGATAGACGGCGAGTATGCCTTCATCTGTGCCGTGAGCCATGCACGACGAACTGTCCACTTTGCCCTGAGAAGTGTGAGAACCGTTGTATCCACAGCAAATGTCCCCAAACTTGCAAGTGGTTATGCACACCGTGCAGG GAACCTTGCAGGTGGAATTGCAAACACAAGACGTGCACGAAGCTTTGTTGGGAAGAATGCAATCGTGAGCGATGCAATGAGCCATGCACAAAGAGGCTGCCGAGCACGACTTGTCGCTACCGACATCCATGCATAGGGCTCTGTGGAGAACCATGTCCACAGTTGTGCAGATTATGTCACAAGGATAAAGTCACTGAGGTCTTTTTTGGCACTGAGGAGGAGGAAGATGCAAGATTTATTGAGCTCCAGGACTGTGGTCACATATTTGAGGTGACCGCTATGGATTACTGGATGGATAATGACGGTGATAACGAAACCATTATGCTGAAGGAATGCCCCAGATGCAAGACACCCATAAGGATAAGCTACCGGTATGGTAACATCGTGAAAGGAAAGTTAGCAGAAGTGGAAGAGGTGAAGAAGAGGCTGCTTAAAGAAGAGAAACGTTTTacggttttttttaaagagcTGGAGAAGGAGGCCTCACGTTTGCGAAAATTGTTTCCGGATATTGAGCAAAGAAAAATACTGTGTGGTATGTCTGCGAGAGAGGAAGAGCAAGCCAGCTATTCGAAGAGTGTCTCCAGCTATGAGACACTAATGCAATGGCTGCAACAGAGAAAAACTATGGCTGAGCTTAACACAATTCAGAATCAACTCGAGCTACTCAAGCAAATTTACAAGGTGCGAAAGGGAGTAAAAAAGGACCTATTGCGTAATACACCTCATCAGAGTCTGGAGACAACCAGATCAGGCCTGTCACCCCTTGAAGAATCATATCTCGATGCTGCAACTGAAGTTGACCGGAAGCTCAATCGTGTGGAGAACGATCTGATGAAGTTTCAAGTCTCACCTCAAAGCCTGACTGACATCAGAGATGAGATGATCTGTATTGGCCTTCTTCTAAGAATTCGAGTTGTTCAGTGCGAGGTTAAAAAGCGTTCCATTGATATAGACTTTGTCAACGAAGAGTGGTTAGAAAGACAGGGAAAGCAGCTGGATACAGGAAAACGTCTAACACAGGAAGAAGCAGATGGCATAGAGGCCATTATCAACCGCATCCGAAAAGAATGTGGTTTGGAGGGTTTGACGGCAGAAGAAAGAGTGATGATTGTCAAAGCGATGAATTTTGCTCAAGGTCACTGGTACAAGTGTCCAAATGGTCACATCTATGCCATTGGCGAGTGCGGAGGGGCAAATCAGCAAAGGACATGTCCAGACTGCGATGCTACAATCGGTGGGACCAATCACAGACTGTTCGAAGGAAATCAG GTTGCAACAGAGATGGATGGAGCTTTACATCCAGCTTGGTCAGACCACACGAACATGAGGAATTACGACCCCGCCGAACTGAGACGTTTGCAGTTTGAATAA